In Deltaproteobacteria bacterium, the following proteins share a genomic window:
- a CDS encoding DUF47 family protein — MTNQEDIAISKPPLRSLRQIISGLRLFPKTHDFFIHFDQLAANISAGSRLLCQMIAEKERRVDLLKELKDCEHKGDRVTHETINLVRETFLTPFDRSDMHNLIVRMDDILDNVYHIGNRLTRYDVDAIPSELVELADLVSASADEVALAVKDLSHPKRFHDVLKHCIQIKSLEKKADVVLNAAIELIFSNGLDAFQLIKLKELGEKLEAATDQCKNVANIIEGIILKHA; from the coding sequence ATGACCAATCAAGAAGATATTGCAATTTCCAAACCCCCTCTTAGAAGCTTACGCCAAATCATTTCTGGTTTAAGGCTCTTCCCCAAGACTCATGATTTTTTCATCCACTTTGACCAACTGGCTGCTAATATTTCGGCAGGTTCCAGATTGTTGTGTCAGATGATTGCGGAAAAAGAGCGAAGAGTCGATCTGCTCAAAGAGCTTAAAGATTGTGAACATAAAGGTGATCGCGTTACTCACGAAACCATTAATTTAGTGCGTGAAACCTTTCTTACCCCCTTTGATCGGTCCGACATGCACAATCTCATTGTCCGGATGGATGATATCCTAGACAATGTTTATCATATTGGTAATCGCCTTACCCGTTATGATGTTGATGCCATTCCTAGTGAGTTGGTAGAGTTGGCAGACCTGGTTTCGGCTTCAGCCGATGAGGTGGCTTTAGCGGTTAAAGACCTAAGTCATCCCAAAAGATTTCATGATGTGCTTAAACATTGCATTCAGATTAAATCGTTAGAGAAAAAAGCGGATGTTGTCTTGAATGCTGCGATTGAACTCATTTTTAGTAATGGTTTAGATGCATTCCAGCTTATTAAACTCAAAGAGTTGGGTGAAAAATTAGAAGCAGCTACGGATCAATGCAAAAATGTAGCTAATATTATTGAAGGGATTATTCTCAAGCACGCATAA
- a CDS encoding inorganic phosphate transporter, with protein sequence MTLQLFLIITLVILALGFDFINGFHDAANSVATIVGTRVLSPKQAVIWAAFFNFAAAFVFGLHVAATVGKGIVDPHIVDMWVVFGALMGAIIWDLVTWYWGLPTSSSHALIGGLVGAALAKTQTFSVLVWGGIIKVGIFILISPLVGMLLGFVLGALVNILFARSKPTRVDKYFRRLQLLSAALYSLGHGGNDAQKTMGIIAMLLFTAGYLGPVFYVPFWVIFFCYFSMAIGTMLGGWRIIKTMSVRITELKPSGGFCAETSAALSLFGATVLGVPVSTTHTITGAIMGVGATHGLGAVHWSVASRIVWAWVITIPASALIAALTYGLARLIAYLA encoded by the coding sequence ATGACACTTCAATTGTTTCTCATAATTACGCTTGTAATTCTAGCCTTGGGTTTTGACTTCATCAATGGTTTTCACGATGCGGCCAACTCGGTGGCCACTATTGTGGGGACGCGAGTTCTTTCGCCCAAACAGGCAGTCATCTGGGCAGCCTTTTTTAATTTTGCAGCCGCATTTGTATTTGGTTTGCACGTAGCCGCAACCGTAGGTAAAGGCATCGTAGACCCACACATCGTTGACATGTGGGTAGTTTTTGGGGCGCTGATGGGTGCCATCATTTGGGATCTGGTGACTTGGTATTGGGGGCTTCCCACCTCTTCCTCTCATGCACTCATTGGTGGCCTAGTTGGGGCCGCATTAGCCAAGACACAAACATTTTCTGTGTTGGTGTGGGGCGGCATTATCAAGGTTGGCATTTTTATTCTTATTTCTCCCTTAGTCGGAATGCTCTTGGGGTTTGTGTTGGGTGCCCTAGTCAATATCTTGTTCGCACGTTCTAAGCCTACGCGTGTGGATAAATATTTTCGACGGCTTCAACTTTTGTCGGCGGCACTTTATAGTTTGGGGCATGGTGGCAACGATGCCCAGAAAACCATGGGTATCATTGCAATGTTGTTATTTACCGCGGGTTACCTAGGGCCAGTTTTCTATGTACCTTTTTGGGTTATTTTCTTTTGCTACTTTTCAATGGCCATAGGGACCATGCTGGGTGGTTGGCGTATCATCAAGACCATGAGTGTGCGCATCACAGAGTTGAAGCCTTCTGGAGGCTTTTGCGCAGAAACTTCAGCGGCTTTGTCATTGTTTGGGGCCACGGTATTGGGCGTGCCAGTTTCGACAACTCACACGATTACGGGCGCCATTATGGGGGTAGGTGCTACTCACGGTTTGGGGGCCGTGCATTGGTCAGTCGCTTCTCGCATTGTGTGGGCGTGGGTTATCACCATTCCGGCATCTGCTTTAATTGCTGCCCTCACTTACGGTTTGGCGCGACTTATTGCCTATTTGGCTTAA